The proteins below are encoded in one region of Taeniopygia guttata chromosome 15, bTaeGut7.mat, whole genome shotgun sequence:
- the SMARCB1 gene encoding SWI/SNF-related matrix-associated actin-dependent regulator of chromatin subfamily B member 1, protein MMMMALSKTFGQKPVKFQLEEDGEFYMIGSEVGNYLRMFRGSLYKRYPSLWRRLATVEERKKIVASSHENQRSHSPRRYHGYTTLATSVTLLKASEVEEILDGNDEKYKAVSISTEPPTYLREQKAKRNNQWVPTLPNSSHHLDAVPCSTTINRNRMGRDKKRTFPLCFDDHDPAVIHENASQPEVLVPIRLDMEIDGQKLRDAFTWNMNEKLMTPEMFSEILCDDLDLNPLTFVPAIASAIRQQIESYPTDSILEDQSDQRVIIKLNIHVGNISLVDQFEWDMSEKENSPEKFALKLCSELGLGGEFVTTIAYSIRGQLSWHQKTYAFSENPLPTVEIAIRNTGDADQWCPLLETLTDAEMEKKIRDQDRNTRRMRRLANTAPAW, encoded by the exons GTGGGGAACTACTTGCGCATGTTTCGGGGCTCCCTGTACAAGAGGTACCCCTCGCTCTGGAGGCGCCTGGCCACGgtggaagaaaggaagaagattGTGGCTTCTTCACATG AAAATCAGCGGTCTCACAGTCCTCGAAGAT ATCATGGCTACACAACATTAGCCACTAGTGTGACGCTGCTAAAGGCCTCTGAAGTGGAAGAGATCTTGGATGGAAATGATGAGAAGTACAAGGCAGTGTCTATCAGCACAGAACCTCCTACCTACCTCAG AGAACAGAAGGCAAAGAGGAACAACCAGTGGGTGCCGACCCTGCCCAACAGCTCTCATCACCTGGACGCCGTGCCGTGCTCAACAACCATCAACAGGAACCGCATGGGCAGGGATAAGAAGAGAACATTCCCTCTGTG CTTTGATGACCATGACCCAGCAGTGATCCATGAGAATGCATCCCAGCCAGAGGTTCTGGTTCCAATCAGGCTTGATATGGAAATTGATGGGCAGAAACTCCGAGATGCATTTACGTGGAACATGAATG AAAAACTGATGACCCCAGAAATGTTCTCCGAGATTCTTTGTGATGACCTGGATTTGAATCCTCTGACCTTTGTCCCTGCAATTGCATCTGCCATCCGACAGCAGATCGAGTCCTACCCGACTGATAGCATCCTAGAGGATCAGTCAGACCAACGAGTTATTATTAAG cTGAACATCCATGTAGGAAACATCTCCCTCGTAGACCAGTTTGAGTGGGACATGTCAGAGAAGGAGAACTCACCAGAGAAGTTTGCCTTGAAGCTGTGCTCAGAGCTTGGCCTGGGCGGGGAGTTTGTCACAACTATTGCCTACAGCATCCGGGGACAGCTGAGCTGGCACCAGAAGACCTATGCCTTCAG CGAGAACCCTTTGCCCACTGTGGAGATTGCAATCCGCAACACGGGGGATGCTGACCAGTGGTGCCCTCTCCTGGAAACCCTCACAGACGCTGAGATGGAGAAGAAGATCAGAGACCAGGACAGAAACACAAG GCGCATGAGACGTTTGGCCAATACTGCTCCAGCCTGGTAA
- the DERL3 gene encoding derlin-3 isoform X3, whose product MAYQGFAQEYLGMPAVTRAYTTACVLTTAAVQLEFITPFQLYFNPDLIFRKFQIWRLITNFLFFGPLGFSFFFNMIFLYRYCRMLEEGSFRGRTADFVFMFLFGGFLMTLFGLFASLFFLGQAFTIMLVYVWSRRNPYIRMNFFGLLNFQAPFLPWVLMGFSLLLGNSIIIDLLGIAVGHIYYFLEDVFPNQPGGKKLLLTPNFLRAAEHEEECGGCLIG is encoded by the exons ATGGCGTACCAGGGCTTCGCGCAGGAGTACCTGGGCATGCCGGCCGTGACCCGCGCCTACACCACCGCCTGCGTGCTCACCACCGCCGCCGTG cagctggagtTCATCACCCCCTTCCAGCTGTACTTCAACCCCGACCTCATCTTCAGGAAGTTCCAG atatGGAGGCTGATCACCAACTTCCTCTTTTTTGGGCCCCTGGGattcagtttctttttcaaCATGATATTTCT GTACAGGTACTGCCGCATGCTAGAAGAAGGCTCCTTCCGTGGAAGGACGGCTGACTTTGTCTTCATGTTCCTCTTTGGAGGGTTTCTCATGACA CTGTTTGGACTCTTTGCCAGCCTGTTTTTCCTGGGCCAGGCTTTCACCATCATGCTGGTGTACGTGTGGAGTCGTAGGAACCCTTATATCCGCATGAACTTCTTTGGGCTTCTTAACTTCCAAGCCCCCTTCCTGCCCTGGGTCCTGATGGGATTCTCTCTGCTCCTAGGCAACTCCATCATCATTGATCTGCTGG GGATTGCAGTGGGTCATATCTATTATTTCTTGGAAGATGTTTTCCCCAATCAGCCTGGAGGAAAGAAGTTGCTGTTAACTCCTAACTTTCT cagggctgcagagcatGAGGAGGAGTGTGGGGGATGTCTAATTGGATAA
- the DERL3 gene encoding derlin-3 isoform X2 yields MAYQGFAQEYLGMPAVTRAYTTACVLTTAAVIWRLITNFLFFGPLGFSFFFNMIFLYRYCRMLEEGSFRGRTADFVFMFLFGGFLMTLFGLFASLFFLGQAFTIMLVYVWSRRNPYIRMNFFGLLNFQAPFLPWVLMGFSLLLGNSIIIDLLGIAVGHIYYFLEDVFPNQPGGKKLLLTPNFLKMVFDTPEEDPNYNPLPEDRPEHQPRDQDQNEQQRPQ; encoded by the exons ATGGCGTACCAGGGCTTCGCGCAGGAGTACCTGGGCATGCCGGCCGTGACCCGCGCCTACACCACCGCCTGCGTGCTCACCACCGCCGCCGTG atatGGAGGCTGATCACCAACTTCCTCTTTTTTGGGCCCCTGGGattcagtttctttttcaaCATGATATTTCT GTACAGGTACTGCCGCATGCTAGAAGAAGGCTCCTTCCGTGGAAGGACGGCTGACTTTGTCTTCATGTTCCTCTTTGGAGGGTTTCTCATGACA CTGTTTGGACTCTTTGCCAGCCTGTTTTTCCTGGGCCAGGCTTTCACCATCATGCTGGTGTACGTGTGGAGTCGTAGGAACCCTTATATCCGCATGAACTTCTTTGGGCTTCTTAACTTCCAAGCCCCCTTCCTGCCCTGGGTCCTGATGGGATTCTCTCTGCTCCTAGGCAACTCCATCATCATTGATCTGCTGG GGATTGCAGTGGGTCATATCTATTATTTCTTGGAAGATGTTTTCCCCAATCAGCCTGGAGGAAAGAAGTTGCTGTTAACTCCTAACTTTCT GAAGATGGTTTTTGACACACCTGAAGAGGATCCCAATTACAACCCTCTCCCTGAGGATCGTCCAGAACACCAGCCTAGAGACCAAGACCAGAACGAGCAGCAGCGTCCACAGTAG
- the DERL3 gene encoding derlin-3 isoform X1 has product MAYQGFAQEYLGMPAVTRAYTTACVLTTAAVLEFITPFQLYFNPDLIFRKFQIWRLITNFLFFGPLGFSFFFNMIFLYRYCRMLEEGSFRGRTADFVFMFLFGGFLMTLFGLFASLFFLGQAFTIMLVYVWSRRNPYIRMNFFGLLNFQAPFLPWVLMGFSLLLGNSIIIDLLGIAVGHIYYFLEDVFPNQPGGKKLLLTPNFLKMVFDTPEEDPNYNPLPEDRPEHQPRDQDQNEQQRPQ; this is encoded by the exons ATGGCGTACCAGGGCTTCGCGCAGGAGTACCTGGGCATGCCGGCCGTGACCCGCGCCTACACCACCGCCTGCGTGCTCACCACCGCCGCCGTG ctggagtTCATCACCCCCTTCCAGCTGTACTTCAACCCCGACCTCATCTTCAGGAAGTTCCAG atatGGAGGCTGATCACCAACTTCCTCTTTTTTGGGCCCCTGGGattcagtttctttttcaaCATGATATTTCT GTACAGGTACTGCCGCATGCTAGAAGAAGGCTCCTTCCGTGGAAGGACGGCTGACTTTGTCTTCATGTTCCTCTTTGGAGGGTTTCTCATGACA CTGTTTGGACTCTTTGCCAGCCTGTTTTTCCTGGGCCAGGCTTTCACCATCATGCTGGTGTACGTGTGGAGTCGTAGGAACCCTTATATCCGCATGAACTTCTTTGGGCTTCTTAACTTCCAAGCCCCCTTCCTGCCCTGGGTCCTGATGGGATTCTCTCTGCTCCTAGGCAACTCCATCATCATTGATCTGCTGG GGATTGCAGTGGGTCATATCTATTATTTCTTGGAAGATGTTTTCCCCAATCAGCCTGGAGGAAAGAAGTTGCTGTTAACTCCTAACTTTCT GAAGATGGTTTTTGACACACCTGAAGAGGATCCCAATTACAACCCTCTCCCTGAGGATCGTCCAGAACACCAGCCTAGAGACCAAGACCAGAACGAGCAGCAGCGTCCACAGTAG
- the DERL3 gene encoding derlin-3, translating into MAYQGFAQEYLGMPAVTRAYTTACVLTTAAVQLEFITPFQLYFNPDLIFRKFQIWRLITNFLFFGPLGFSFFFNMIFLYRYCRMLEEGSFRGRTADFVFMFLFGGFLMTLFGLFASLFFLGQAFTIMLVYVWSRRNPYIRMNFFGLLNFQAPFLPWVLMGFSLLLGNSIIIDLLGIAVGHIYYFLEDVFPNQPGGKKLLLTPNFLKMVFDTPEEDPNYNPLPEDRPEHQPRDQDQNEQQRPQ; encoded by the exons ATGGCGTACCAGGGCTTCGCGCAGGAGTACCTGGGCATGCCGGCCGTGACCCGCGCCTACACCACCGCCTGCGTGCTCACCACCGCCGCCGTG cagctggagtTCATCACCCCCTTCCAGCTGTACTTCAACCCCGACCTCATCTTCAGGAAGTTCCAG atatGGAGGCTGATCACCAACTTCCTCTTTTTTGGGCCCCTGGGattcagtttctttttcaaCATGATATTTCT GTACAGGTACTGCCGCATGCTAGAAGAAGGCTCCTTCCGTGGAAGGACGGCTGACTTTGTCTTCATGTTCCTCTTTGGAGGGTTTCTCATGACA CTGTTTGGACTCTTTGCCAGCCTGTTTTTCCTGGGCCAGGCTTTCACCATCATGCTGGTGTACGTGTGGAGTCGTAGGAACCCTTATATCCGCATGAACTTCTTTGGGCTTCTTAACTTCCAAGCCCCCTTCCTGCCCTGGGTCCTGATGGGATTCTCTCTGCTCCTAGGCAACTCCATCATCATTGATCTGCTGG GGATTGCAGTGGGTCATATCTATTATTTCTTGGAAGATGTTTTCCCCAATCAGCCTGGAGGAAAGAAGTTGCTGTTAACTCCTAACTTTCT GAAGATGGTTTTTGACACACCTGAAGAGGATCCCAATTACAACCCTCTCCCTGAGGATCGTCCAGAACACCAGCCTAGAGACCAAGACCAGAACGAGCAGCAGCGTCCACAGTAG